In the genome of Taurinivorans muris, one region contains:
- a CDS encoding helix-turn-helix domain-containing protein, whose product MVGNKFRSDDMVARCMPMSNLQAVLGGKWKILIVWYIAVYKTQRFGELMRRLEGIARSTLTKQLRELENDGFIHREAYREIPLRVEYTLTDLGERFIPVLNQMVAWSEKHLCSSDCAGKVDKKR is encoded by the coding sequence ATGGTCGGCAATAAATTCAGAAGCGATGACATGGTCGCCCGCTGTATGCCTATGAGCAATTTGCAGGCGGTATTGGGCGGAAAATGGAAGATATTGATTGTGTGGTATATCGCGGTTTATAAAACGCAGAGATTTGGTGAATTGATGCGCCGTTTGGAGGGCATTGCCCGTTCAACGCTGACAAAGCAATTGCGTGAGCTGGAAAATGACGGATTTATTCATCGTGAAGCATATAGAGAAATTCCGCTGAGAGTTGAATATACGTTAACGGATTTGGGAGAACGTTTTATCCCTGTTTTAAATCAAATGGTGGCATGGAGCGAAAAACATCTTTGTTCTTCGGATTGTGCAGGCAAGGTTGATAAGAAACGGTAA
- a CDS encoding OmpP1/FadL family transporter, whose translation MVCSKKISALALSAAVALSCPDFAKAEGFALQDWSSRGAALAGGLVARGGDAAAAAYNPAAITELEGTQILLGGELITPINTVVGTSGQTRHSEDKRYFAPHGYITHKINDSWSVGFGSFSRFGLGNKYGLDFFVPNAVYDVELITFGVSPVVAWRVNDKLSLGFGLELAYGDVDLNRKIGFGPINTSMSMTGDAFAPAFNLSAHYRFNEQWKAGFVYRSHSDFDFDGELSTPMLPIKFDGDAKLYTPDSYTFALAYYPVPALSFEAQVQYNTWSRFSNLTINIPGLAAAGLPTVLNDIKKWEDTWFFSLSAEYAYNDWLTLRAGASYETSPVKGEYADFIAPAQGRWKYGAGLGFAKDDWTFDVGYVYHDILELRYGHSAYYKTADHIEDAHAHTVSFSIGYKF comes from the coding sequence ATGGTTTGTTCCAAGAAAATATCCGCGCTTGCTTTAAGTGCTGCCGTCGCTTTAAGCTGCCCGGATTTCGCAAAAGCAGAAGGTTTTGCTTTGCAGGACTGGTCTTCCCGCGGCGCCGCCCTGGCAGGCGGTCTTGTGGCCCGCGGAGGTGACGCCGCCGCCGCCGCTTATAACCCCGCCGCCATTACGGAGCTTGAAGGCACTCAGATTTTATTGGGCGGCGAACTTATCACCCCTATCAATACGGTAGTCGGCACGAGCGGTCAGACAAGACATTCCGAAGATAAACGATATTTCGCTCCTCACGGGTATATCACCCATAAAATCAATGACTCATGGTCTGTCGGTTTCGGTTCTTTTTCCCGTTTCGGTTTGGGCAATAAATACGGTCTTGACTTTTTCGTGCCGAATGCCGTTTATGATGTCGAGCTGATTACCTTCGGTGTCAGCCCTGTCGTCGCATGGCGCGTGAATGACAAACTTTCCCTCGGTTTCGGTTTGGAACTCGCTTACGGCGATGTTGATTTGAACAGAAAAATTGGTTTCGGTCCGATAAACACGAGCATGAGCATGACAGGCGACGCTTTCGCCCCTGCGTTCAATCTTTCCGCCCATTACCGTTTCAACGAACAATGGAAAGCGGGATTTGTCTACCGTTCCCATTCCGACTTTGACTTTGACGGGGAACTTTCAACTCCCATGCTCCCCATCAAGTTCGACGGTGACGCGAAATTGTACACTCCTGACAGCTACACCTTCGCTCTTGCTTATTATCCCGTGCCAGCTCTCAGTTTCGAGGCTCAGGTGCAATACAACACATGGAGCAGGTTCAGCAACCTGACCATCAATATCCCCGGTTTGGCGGCTGCCGGATTGCCCACTGTCCTTAATGACATCAAGAAATGGGAAGATACGTGGTTCTTCTCATTGAGCGCAGAATATGCTTATAACGATTGGCTGACTTTGCGTGCGGGCGCTTCTTACGAAACTTCTCCCGTGAAAGGAGAATATGCTGATTTTATCGCTCCTGCCCAAGGCCGCTGGAAGTATGGCGCAGGTTTAGGTTTTGCAAAGGATGATTGGACTTTTGACGTGGGTTATGTGTACCACGATATTTTGGAATTGCGTTACGGACATTCCGCTTATTATAAAACGGCGGATCATATTGAAGACGCACACGCCCATACGGTTTCATTCAGTATCGGCTATAAATTCTGA